CACCGCCACCTTGCCGGCCACGGTGTCCAGGTAGGTGACGAGCCGCTCGTTCACGCAGAACAGCGACTGCTTGTTCTTCACCGACGCGGGGTTCACCGGCCAGAACTCACCCGGGATGTACGCGTACCCGGTGATGGTGCCGCCCAGCGGCGAGTGGATGCGGTGGTAGTCGCGCGGGGACAGGTACACCGTCGTCCAGGCGCCGCCGTGGAAGGGCTTCGCCGCCTGCGAGTCCCCCAGGAGCTCGTCCACCGTGTACTCGATGCCCTTGGCCTGCAGGCAGCGGCCGTTGTCCGAGTAGCCCACCTGGGACACCCGGCCATCCACCGGGGACACGACGACCTTCTCACCGGCGTCCACCGGGCGCAGGCCCGGCTTCAGGCCGCGGGTGAAGAACTGGGCGAAGGTCGGGTACTTCTCGAAGGAGTGCTCCGCCTCCTCCATGTCCACGTTGTACGCCTTGGCGAAGGTGCGCATGGCCCAGTGGTGCACCGGCGCGGGCGCGGGCAGGCGCGTGGCCAGCCCCACCGCGGAGGACACCGCCGACTTGGGGAGCACGCGCATCAACTTCATGAAGGTCTGTTCGTTCATCGAAGGTCGTCAGCTCTTGAAAGAGAGGGGTTCAACGCCCGCCATCGTTCGCGGGCACCGTGCCGCCGTCCTCATAACGGCGCACGGTCCGCATGGCGCTCTTGGGTAACAGCGCCAACACACGGCCGTCTTCAATCACCAGCACGGAGTCCCGGTGCGTGGGGTACCCCAGCTGGCAGGACGCCCGGTCGCTCAGCTGCCAGGTGTCCCGCATCCCCCGCTCCTCCACGGTGACGGGCGTGC
This DNA window, taken from Corallococcus coralloides DSM 2259, encodes the following:
- the asd gene encoding archaetidylserine decarboxylase (Phosphatidylserine decarboxylase is synthesized as a single chain precursor. Generation of the pyruvoyl active site from a Ser is coupled to cleavage of a Gly-Ser bond between the larger (beta) and smaller (alpha chains). It is an integral membrane protein.) codes for the protein MNEQTFMKLMRVLPKSAVSSAVGLATRLPAPAPVHHWAMRTFAKAYNVDMEEAEHSFEKYPTFAQFFTRGLKPGLRPVDAGEKVVVSPVDGRVSQVGYSDNGRCLQAKGIEYTVDELLGDSQAAKPFHGGAWTTVYLSPRDYHRIHSPLGGTITGYAYIPGEFWPVNPASVKNKQSLFCVNERLVTYLDTVAGKVAVVKVGATCVSRIKASYEDITTHVGQPGKVHSYSAGIPVEKGGELGRFEMGSTVILCFEPGRVRWDDSMQPEAVVRMGTRIGVIT